From one Anopheles cruzii chromosome 3, idAnoCruzAS_RS32_06, whole genome shotgun sequence genomic stretch:
- the LOC128272199 gene encoding GILT-like protein 1, whose protein sequence is MKQTILASLLLATLAVNVGPLHAQTPVTVDVYYAHLCPDSVRFVSDQLMTLNQNLLNSVTIDFVPFGKAHSVNNGQSFVCQHGPAECEGNRIQSCILSMLPTQQTRINYVGCQMSFTADPRGWECAFRSGVNLNAAESCVEGPLGTQLQLEAERRTNLINPAFVPTIVFNGQFDQGLQDRAQSDFAGILCELTGLTGVGC, encoded by the exons ATGAAGCAAACGATCCTGGCGAGTTTATTGCTGGCTACGCTAGCGGTGAATGTGGGACCACTCCACGCACAGACTCCG GTTACGGTGGACGTTTATTATGCCCATCTCTGCCCGGATAGTGTGCGTTTTGTGTCGGATCAGCTGATGACATTGAACCAGAATCTGCTCAACAGCGTCACGATCGATTTTGTCCCATTCGGCAAGGCCCAT AGCGTCAACAATGGCCAGAGTTTCGTCTGCCAACATGGTCCCGCCGAATGCGAAGGTAACCGGATTCAATCGTGCATTCTCAGCATGCTTCCCACGCAGCAAACTCGGATCAACTACGTCGGGTGCCAAATGAGCTTTACCGCCGATCCGCGTGGATGGGAA TGTGCCTTCCGATCAGGCGTGAATCTTAACGCCGCCGAGTCCTGCGTTGAAGGTCCTCTCGGTACCCAACTGCAACTGGAAGCTGAACGACGAACGAATCTGATTAATCCTGCGTTTGTTCCGACCATCGTTTTCAATGGA CAATTTGACCAGGGTCTGCAGGACCGTGCCCAGTCCGATTTCGCCGGAATCTTGTGCGAACTGACCGGTCTCACCGGGGTGGGTTGCTAG
- the LOC128275245 gene encoding ras-related GTP-binding protein A: MKKKVLLMGKSGSGKTSMRSIIFANYIARDTRRLGATIDVEHSHVRFLGNLVLNLWDCGGQESFMEQYFASQKDNIFRNVEVLIYVFDVESRELEKDMHYYQSCLEALLANSRYAKVFCLVHKMDLVAEEQRDVIFKEREHDLTRCSLPLECTVFRTSIWDETLYRAWSNIVYQLIPNVKALEHSLNYFANVVDADEVLLFERATFLVISHCQRTQHRDSHRFEKVSNIIKQFKLSCSKLGAKFSSMEVRNSAFAAFIDTFTSNTYVMVVMSDPSIPSEATLINIRNARKYFEELENPNSNLDTSGSHSSNQHLHHSVAGHTGHGMVNGSAHPNQYAGSGGGYHQYAIAGHAQQQQHPPQQAQHHLAQYQGYHQNSNATSNAYH, from the exons ATGAAGAAAAAG gtgctgctgatgggcaAGAGTGGCTCGGGGAAGACCAGCATGCGGTCGATCATCTTTGCCAACTACATCGCCAGAGACACCCGGAGGCTGGGCGCTACAA TCGATGTTGAACATTCGCATGTCCGGTTCCTCGGCAATCTCGTCCTGAATCTGTGGGACTGTGGTGGTCAGGAGTCGTTCATGGAGCAGTACTTTGCCTCACAGAAAGACAACATCTTCCGCAATGTGGAGGTGTTGATCTACGTGTTCGACGTGGAGAGCCGCGAGCTGGAGAAGGACATGCATTACTATCAATCCTGCCTGGAGGCCCTGCTGGCGAACTCGCGGTACGCGAAGGTCTTTTGCCTCGTGCACAAGATGGACCTGGTGGCGGAGGAACAGCGGGATGTCATCTTTAAGGAGCGCGAGCACGATCTGACGCGTTGCTCGCTGCCGCTGGAATGTACCGTCTTCCGGACCAGTATCTGGGACGAGACGCTGTACCGGGCGTGGAGCAACATCGTGTACCAGCTGATACCGAACGTGAAGGCACTCGAGCACTCGCTCAACTACTTCGCCAACGTGGTCGACGCGGACGAGGTGCTGCTGTTCGAACGGGCAACGTTCCTGGTGATTTCCCACTGCCAGCGGACGCAGCACCGCGATAGCCACCGGTTCGAGAAGGTGTCGAACATTATCAAGCAGTTTAAACTGTCGTGCTCGAAGCTGGGTGCAAAGTTTTCATCGATGGAGGTAAGGAATAGTGCTTTCGCGGCGTTCATTGATACTTTTACGAGTAACACGTatgtgatggtggtgatgtcGGACCCGTCAATACCGTCCGAGGCGACGCTGATCAATATCCGGAACGCGCGCAAGTACTTCGAGGAGCTTGAGAACCCGAACAGCAACCTGGACACGAGTGGCAGCCATTCGAGCAACCAGCATCTGCATCACTCCGTCGCCGGGCACACTGGCCATGGTATGGTGAACGGAAGTGCCCATCCAAATCAGtacgccggcagcggcggtggctaCCACCAGTACGCGATCGCTGGTCacgcgcagcaacagcaacacccgCCGCAGCAAGCGCAGCATCACCTGGCGCAGTATCAGGGCTATCATCAAAACAGCAATGCCACATCGAATGCCTATCACTGA
- the LOC128273601 gene encoding uncharacterized protein LOC128273601, with product MALLVRKLFLVVLISTLTVLAKSEPRESALEDTLQCFKELSGVLNESFLKCCSTRGMTETVAAVMVQLHEHLTNAQQLLFGPAHHGSVSNGSSESHETHQEMANRVIMTVISAVEYVLRELNQTT from the exons ATGGCCCTACTGGTAAGAAAGCTGTTTCTGGTTGTTCTAATCAGCACGCTCACTGTTTTGG CGAAGAGCGAACCCAGGGAATCCGCGTTGGAAGATACCTTGCAATGTTTCAAGGAACTAAGTGGAGTGTTGAACGAATCGTTCCTCAAATGTTGTTCCACGCGCGGGATGACTGAAACTGTGGCCGCCGTGATGGTGCAGTTACACGAGCACTTAACAAATGCCCAACAACTCCTGTTCGGTCCGGCGCATcacggttccgtttcgaacgGGTCATCGGAGTCACACGAAACGCATCAAGAAATGGCAAACCGTGTCATTATGACTGTGATCTCTGCCGTTGAATATGTATTGCGCGAATTGAACCAGACCA CATAA